The following proteins are encoded in a genomic region of Natrinema sp. DC36:
- a CDS encoding CGCGG family rSAM-modified RiPP protein has translation MTQDVSGVEPVTRSQHDASWSANLEGPEHAADRELLLEQAKDAVDATAAGFHVNLVTHGDHGHPETYLWDELEAAFDGIRLEYVDRCGCGGHVTRVHVGDD, from the coding sequence ATGACCCAGGATGTCTCCGGCGTCGAACCGGTCACGCGGAGCCAGCACGACGCCTCGTGGTCGGCGAATCTCGAGGGCCCGGAACACGCCGCGGATCGAGAGCTCCTCCTCGAGCAGGCGAAAGACGCAGTCGACGCGACGGCCGCCGGTTTCCACGTCAATCTCGTCACCCACGGCGACCACGGCCATCCCGAGACGTATCTCTGGGACGAACTCGAGGCCGCGTTCGACGGGATCCGACTCGAGTACGTCGACCGGTGTGGCTGTGGCGGGCACGTGACCCGCGTCCACGTGGGCGATGATTGA
- a CDS encoding HEAT repeat domain-containing protein, with product MDGEWGEAVEPRGRGAAGVDLPSVLARLDEQEPAEQRAAVRRIRTAIDERSQAAAYVPTVPKLRTLLERTEIDFRGEIAACLADLAAEAPTDVAPSTGSIVAVAVENADEPMAEELLRCLAAVAAERPDVLVEHAAVISDVVERRNGSDRWGIRVLAHVSREDPAAIEPAASVLIDALAADPVENGPPALRALGRLARSDAALPSLEFVAQAAALVDHDDAPLRYDAIGCLGDVARRDPAAVEPVCAELGAALSCDDPDTRAIAAVAVGRVAAGVETAVDPVRGQLLELLADDHPHVRANACVALGHGRVDAAVPHLQTLVSEDPAPNVRDRAAWATRQLS from the coding sequence ATGGATGGGGAATGGGGCGAGGCCGTCGAGCCCCGGGGCCGGGGGGCCGCCGGGGTCGACCTCCCGTCGGTACTCGCACGACTCGACGAGCAGGAACCGGCCGAACAACGGGCCGCAGTCCGCCGAATCCGCACTGCGATCGACGAGCGCAGCCAGGCGGCGGCGTACGTCCCGACGGTTCCGAAACTCCGGACGCTGCTCGAGCGGACGGAAATCGACTTTCGCGGCGAGATCGCCGCCTGTCTCGCCGATCTGGCGGCCGAAGCGCCGACCGACGTCGCGCCGTCGACCGGATCGATCGTCGCCGTCGCCGTCGAGAACGCCGACGAGCCGATGGCGGAGGAGCTACTCCGGTGTCTCGCCGCCGTCGCGGCCGAGCGGCCGGACGTGCTGGTCGAGCACGCGGCAGTGATCTCCGACGTAGTCGAGCGGCGAAACGGCTCCGATCGGTGGGGGATCCGCGTACTCGCGCACGTCTCCCGAGAGGACCCGGCCGCGATCGAACCGGCCGCATCGGTTCTCATCGATGCGCTGGCGGCGGACCCGGTCGAAAACGGGCCGCCCGCGCTCCGAGCGCTCGGTCGACTGGCGCGCTCCGACGCGGCGCTGCCCTCCCTCGAGTTCGTCGCACAGGCCGCCGCGCTCGTGGATCACGACGACGCGCCGTTGCGATACGACGCGATCGGCTGTCTCGGCGACGTGGCCCGCCGCGATCCCGCCGCGGTCGAGCCGGTGTGTGCCGAACTCGGAGCGGCGCTGTCCTGCGACGACCCCGATACTCGCGCGATCGCGGCGGTCGCGGTCGGCCGCGTCGCCGCCGGCGTCGAAACCGCCGTCGACCCGGTTCGCGGCCAGTTGCTCGAGTTGCTCGCGGACGACCACCCGCACGTGCGAGCGAACGCCTGCGTCGCGCTCGGTCACGGTCGCGTCGACGCGGCCGTCCCGCATCTGCAAACCCTCGTGAGCGAGGATCCGGCTCCGAACGTGCGCGACCGCGCCGCGTGGGCCACCCGACAGCTTTCGTAG
- a CDS encoding SPFH domain-containing protein, giving the protein MYEFAVGPLQSQSVLEEPLLLIGAVVLLLVVITVWQMVEIVDAYDRAALTVFGEYRKLLEPGLNIVPPFVSRIYTFDMRTQTLDVPQQEAITRDNSPVTADAVVYIRVMNAKRAFLEVDDYQRAVSNLAQTTLRAVIGDMELDDTLSRREMINERIRTELDEPTDEWGIRVESVEVREVTPSAGVKGAMEEQTSAERRRRAMILEAQGERRSAVEKAEGDKQSNIIRAQGEKQSQILESQGDAISTVLRARSAESMGERAVIDKGMETLAEIGQGESTTFVMPQELTSLVGRYGKHLSGSDVEGNGTDLESLDFDDETRELIGLDDIADIIGEIDQQAEMDVEAMEEQARAIKEGQDVGMEADEPITMSETEDEAEPEPELGSDSE; this is encoded by the coding sequence ATGTACGAGTTCGCAGTCGGTCCGCTGCAATCCCAATCGGTACTCGAGGAGCCGCTCTTGCTCATCGGGGCCGTCGTCCTGCTCCTCGTGGTGATCACGGTCTGGCAGATGGTCGAGATCGTCGACGCCTACGACAGGGCCGCGCTGACCGTCTTCGGCGAGTACCGCAAACTGCTCGAGCCGGGGCTGAACATCGTCCCGCCGTTCGTGTCGCGGATCTACACGTTCGACATGCGAACGCAGACGCTGGACGTCCCCCAGCAGGAAGCGATCACCCGAGACAACTCGCCGGTCACCGCCGACGCCGTCGTCTACATTCGGGTCATGAACGCCAAACGCGCCTTCCTCGAGGTCGACGACTATCAGCGCGCGGTCTCGAATCTGGCCCAGACCACGCTGCGCGCCGTGATCGGCGATATGGAACTCGACGACACGCTCAGCCGGCGCGAGATGATCAACGAGCGAATTCGGACCGAGCTCGACGAGCCCACCGACGAGTGGGGTATCCGAGTGGAATCGGTCGAGGTCCGCGAAGTCACGCCCTCGGCCGGCGTCAAGGGCGCGATGGAGGAACAGACCTCCGCAGAGCGCCGTCGCCGCGCGATGATCCTCGAGGCGCAGGGCGAACGCCGCAGCGCCGTCGAGAAAGCGGAGGGTGACAAACAGTCGAACATCATCCGCGCCCAGGGGGAGAAACAGAGCCAGATTCTCGAGTCCCAGGGTGACGCGATCTCGACCGTGCTTCGTGCGCGCTCCGCGGAGTCGATGGGCGAGCGCGCCGTCATCGACAAGGGGATGGAGACGCTCGCCGAGATCGGTCAGGGCGAGTCGACGACGTTCGTCATGCCCCAGGAACTCACCTCGCTGGTCGGCCGCTACGGTAAGCACCTCTCGGGCAGCGATGTCGAGGGGAACGGGACCGACCTCGAGAGCCTCGATTTCGACGACGAGACCCGCGAACTGATCGGGCTGGACGACATCGCAGACATCATCGGCGAGATCGACCAGCAAGCCGAGATGGATGTCGAAGCGATGGAAGAGCAGGCTCGAGCGATCAAGGAAGGGCAGGACGTGGGAATGGAGGCCGACGAACCGATCACGATGTCGGAAACCGAAGACGAAGCCGAACCGGAACCCGAACTGGGATCCGATTCGGAGTAG
- a CDS encoding acyl-CoA carboxylase subunit beta, with protein MEDRIDELEELREEARKGGGEARIEKQHDKGKMTARERIDYFLDDGTFTEFDQLRTHQTSQFGMEEKKVPGDGVVTGYGEVNGRTTFVFAHDFTVFGGSLGEVFAEKVCKVMDMAMEVGAPVIGLNDSAGARIQEGVKSLAGYTEIFRRNQEASGVIPQVSGIMGPCAGGSVYSPAITDFIFMVKDTSHMYITGPGVTKTVTGEEVSHEELGGAMTHSNKTGVAQFACESEEQALDDIKRLLSYLPQNNVEDPPRVEPWDDPDRRDDQLKDIVPPSPQKPYDMTNVIDSVVDEGSFFEVADNFAKNIVVGFGRLDGRSVGLVANQPRVNAGTLTVDASMKGSRFVRFCDSFNIPIVTFVDVPGYMPGTDQEHRGIIRHGAKLLYAYAEATVPLLTVITRKAYGGAYCVMASKNLGADVNYAWPTAEIAVMGPQGAVNILYREELAESDNPDELRDELIDEYREEFANPYTATDKGFLDDVIVPTETRPRLIDDLEMLETKREQNPDKKHGNIPL; from the coding sequence ATGGAAGACCGCATCGACGAACTCGAGGAACTGCGAGAGGAAGCCCGCAAAGGCGGTGGCGAAGCCCGAATCGAAAAACAACACGACAAGGGGAAGATGACCGCCCGCGAGCGGATCGACTACTTCCTCGACGATGGCACCTTCACGGAGTTCGACCAGCTCCGGACCCACCAGACGAGCCAGTTCGGGATGGAAGAGAAGAAGGTGCCCGGCGACGGCGTCGTCACGGGCTACGGCGAGGTCAACGGACGAACGACGTTCGTCTTCGCCCACGACTTTACCGTCTTCGGCGGCTCCCTCGGCGAGGTCTTCGCCGAGAAGGTCTGCAAGGTCATGGACATGGCGATGGAGGTTGGCGCACCGGTCATCGGACTCAACGACTCCGCCGGGGCCCGCATTCAGGAGGGCGTCAAGAGCCTCGCGGGCTACACCGAAATCTTCCGCCGGAACCAGGAGGCCAGCGGCGTCATCCCACAGGTGTCGGGGATCATGGGTCCGTGTGCCGGCGGCTCAGTCTACTCGCCGGCGATCACCGACTTCATCTTCATGGTCAAAGACACCAGCCACATGTACATCACCGGCCCCGGGGTAACCAAGACCGTCACCGGTGAGGAGGTCTCCCACGAGGAACTCGGCGGTGCGATGACCCACTCCAACAAGACCGGCGTCGCCCAGTTCGCCTGCGAGAGCGAGGAGCAGGCGCTCGACGACATCAAGCGGCTCCTCTCCTATCTCCCGCAGAACAACGTCGAGGATCCGCCTCGAGTCGAGCCGTGGGACGACCCGGACCGCCGCGACGACCAGCTCAAAGACATCGTTCCGCCGAGTCCGCAAAAGCCCTACGACATGACCAACGTCATCGACAGCGTCGTCGACGAGGGCTCGTTCTTCGAAGTCGCGGACAACTTCGCGAAGAACATCGTCGTCGGCTTCGGCCGATTGGACGGCCGCTCGGTCGGTCTCGTCGCCAACCAACCCCGCGTCAACGCCGGCACGCTCACCGTCGACGCCTCGATGAAGGGCTCGCGGTTCGTCCGCTTCTGTGACTCGTTCAATATTCCGATCGTCACCTTCGTCGACGTCCCCGGCTACATGCCCGGCACCGATCAGGAACACCGCGGAATCATCCGTCACGGTGCAAAGCTTCTCTACGCGTACGCGGAAGCGACCGTCCCGCTGCTGACCGTCATCACCCGGAAAGCGTACGGCGGTGCCTACTGCGTCATGGCCTCGAAGAATCTCGGCGCGGACGTCAACTACGCCTGGCCGACCGCCGAAATCGCGGTCATGGGTCCACAGGGCGCGGTCAACATCCTCTATCGCGAGGAACTCGCCGAATCCGACAACCCCGATGAACTCCGCGACGAACTCATCGACGAGTACCGCGAGGAGTTCGCCAACCCCTACACCGCGACGGACAAGGGCTTCCTCGACGACGTTATCGTCCCCACGGAAACCCGACCGCGGCTGATCGACGACCTCGAGATGCTCGAGACCAAACGCGAGCAAAACCCCGACAAGAAACACGGCAACATCCCGCTGTAG
- a CDS encoding acetyl-CoA carboxylase biotin carboxylase subunit translates to MFRKVLVANRGEIAVRVMRACEELNIGTVAVYSEADSDSGHVRYADEAYNVGPARAADSYLDHEAVIEAAQKADADAIHPGYGFLAENAEFAGKVQDVEGITWVGPSSDAMESLGEKTKARTIMQEADVPIVPGTTDPVTEPEEVKEFGEKHGYPIAIKAEGGGGGRGMKVVWDESEVEDQLESAQREGEAYFDNDSVYLERYLEKPRHIEVQIVADQHGNVRHLGERDCSLQRRHQKVIEEGPSAALTDELREKIGEAARRGVAAADYTNAGTVEFLVEEEPGRDGRLGPDANFYFLEVNTRIQVEHTVTEEITGLDIVKRQLKIAAGEELDFAQDEVDIDGHAMEFRINAENAANDFAPATGGTLETYDPPGGIGVRLDDALRQGDELVTDYDSMIAKLVVWGEDRDECIERSLRALREYQIGGIPTIIPFHRLMLTDEEFVQSTHTTKYLDEELDETRIEEAQEQWGGDIGDGGASEDEDEAVEREFTVEVNGKRFEVELEEHGAPAIPTGDVSAGGQSSRPEPAGGSSSGGETDIQGDGETVDAEMQGTILDIEVEEGDEVAAGDVLVVLEAMKMENDIVASQGGTVTQIAVGEGDSVDMGDTLVVLE, encoded by the coding sequence ATGTTCAGGAAGGTTCTCGTGGCGAACCGCGGGGAAATCGCGGTCCGCGTTATGCGGGCGTGTGAAGAGTTGAACATCGGGACTGTCGCCGTCTACTCCGAGGCTGACTCGGACTCGGGTCACGTGCGCTACGCCGACGAGGCGTACAACGTGGGGCCGGCTCGCGCAGCTGACTCCTATCTCGATCACGAAGCGGTCATCGAGGCCGCGCAGAAGGCCGACGCCGACGCGATCCATCCCGGCTACGGCTTCCTCGCGGAGAACGCGGAGTTCGCGGGCAAGGTCCAGGACGTCGAGGGGATCACGTGGGTCGGCCCGTCCAGCGACGCGATGGAATCGCTGGGCGAGAAGACGAAGGCCCGGACGATCATGCAGGAGGCCGACGTGCCGATCGTTCCCGGGACGACGGACCCCGTCACCGAGCCCGAGGAAGTCAAAGAATTCGGCGAGAAACACGGCTACCCGATCGCCATCAAGGCCGAAGGCGGCGGCGGCGGCCGCGGGATGAAGGTCGTCTGGGACGAGAGCGAAGTCGAGGACCAGCTCGAGAGCGCCCAGCGCGAGGGCGAAGCGTACTTCGACAACGACTCGGTCTACCTCGAGCGCTACCTCGAGAAGCCCCGTCACATCGAGGTCCAGATCGTCGCCGACCAACACGGTAACGTGCGCCATCTGGGCGAGCGCGACTGTTCGCTCCAGCGCCGCCACCAGAAGGTCATCGAGGAGGGCCCCTCCGCAGCTCTCACGGACGAACTACGCGAGAAGATCGGGGAGGCCGCTCGTCGGGGCGTCGCCGCCGCCGACTACACCAACGCCGGCACCGTCGAGTTCCTCGTCGAAGAGGAGCCCGGCCGCGACGGCCGGCTCGGTCCCGACGCGAACTTCTACTTCCTCGAGGTCAACACGCGGATCCAGGTCGAACACACCGTCACCGAGGAGATTACGGGGCTCGACATCGTCAAACGACAGCTCAAGATCGCCGCCGGCGAGGAACTCGACTTCGCGCAGGACGAGGTCGACATCGACGGCCACGCGATGGAGTTCCGGATCAACGCCGAGAACGCGGCCAACGACTTCGCGCCCGCGACCGGCGGTACCCTCGAGACCTACGATCCGCCGGGCGGGATCGGCGTTCGCCTGGACGACGCGCTCCGGCAGGGCGACGAACTCGTCACCGACTACGACTCGATGATCGCGAAGCTGGTCGTCTGGGGCGAGGACCGCGACGAGTGTATCGAGCGTTCGCTGCGCGCGCTCCGCGAGTACCAGATCGGGGGGATCCCGACGATCATCCCGTTCCACCGGCTAATGCTCACCGACGAGGAGTTCGTCCAGAGCACGCACACCACGAAGTATCTCGACGAGGAACTCGACGAGACGCGAATCGAGGAGGCCCAGGAACAGTGGGGCGGCGACATCGGCGACGGCGGCGCGAGCGAGGACGAGGACGAGGCCGTCGAGCGCGAGTTCACCGTCGAAGTCAACGGCAAGCGCTTCGAGGTCGAACTCGAGGAACACGGTGCGCCGGCCATCCCGACCGGCGACGTGTCCGCCGGCGGCCAGTCGAGTCGACCGGAGCCGGCGGGCGGCTCCAGTAGCGGCGGCGAGACCGACATTCAGGGCGACGGTGAGACGGTCGACGCCGAGATGCAGGGGACGATCCTCGACATCGAAGTCGAGGAGGGCGACGAGGTCGCGGCCGGTGACGTGCTGGTCGTCCTCGAGGCCATGAAGATGGAAAACGACATCGTCGCCTCCCAGGGCGGTACCGTCACCCAGATCGCCGTCGGGGAAGGCGATAGCGTCGACATGGGCGACACGCTGGTCGTTCTCGAGTAA
- a CDS encoding SDR family oxidoreductase: MSVQTEFDVDFDGTVAVITGASGALGSAAVDRFLEAGATVCAVDVIAPDDEDSLLERDPDGESDLEFYEADLTDEDDVASLMESIADDHGRIDHLLNIAGTWRGGDHVEDTDLEEFDLLLDVNLKTAFLASKHALPHLQDSTGSIVSISARSSLEGGEGDGPYRITKAGIRLLTETLAEENRGTVRANCVMPSVIDTPMNREMMPDADHDSWVDPLEIADVMAFLCSDGAAVTSGAAVPVYGEA; the protein is encoded by the coding sequence ATGTCCGTGCAGACCGAGTTCGACGTCGACTTCGACGGAACCGTTGCGGTGATCACCGGTGCCAGCGGCGCGCTCGGCAGCGCCGCCGTCGATCGCTTTCTCGAGGCGGGCGCGACGGTCTGTGCCGTCGACGTGATCGCACCGGACGACGAGGACAGCCTGCTCGAGCGCGACCCCGACGGTGAATCCGATCTCGAGTTCTACGAGGCCGACCTAACCGACGAGGACGACGTGGCGTCCCTGATGGAATCGATCGCCGACGACCACGGCCGGATCGATCACCTGCTGAATATCGCCGGGACGTGGCGCGGCGGCGATCACGTCGAGGACACCGACCTCGAGGAGTTCGACCTCCTGCTGGACGTCAACCTGAAGACGGCGTTTCTCGCGTCGAAACACGCCCTGCCCCACCTCCAGGACTCGACGGGATCGATCGTCAGTATCAGCGCGCGGTCCTCGCTCGAGGGCGGGGAGGGGGACGGCCCCTACCGAATCACGAAGGCCGGTATCCGACTGCTGACGGAGACGCTCGCCGAGGAGAACCGCGGGACGGTGCGGGCGAACTGCGTCATGCCGAGCGTGATCGACACGCCGATGAACCGTGAAATGATGCCCGACGCTGACCACGACTCGTGGGTTGATCCGCTCGAGATCGCGGACGTGATGGCTTTCCTCTGTAGCGACGGGGCTGCGGTGACGAGCGGAGCCGCCGTACCGGTGTATGGCGAAGCCTGA
- a CDS encoding sodium-dependent transporter: MAQRESWATRTGFILAAVGSAVGLGNIWRFPYQVGEQGGAAFLVIYLLLIVGIGFPVILVEFVVGRNTERNPVGALKRIGSGAWTKIGWVFVTAGFVILSYYSVVAGWTLRYVLIGLQGNYTADGAPAQFGEVASGLDAVFLHALFMAAVVAIVALGIERGIELSVKVMVPAIIIISLGLAAYVFTLEGAGDAYAYYLSPEFGTIANNWTEILPAAAAQAFFTLSLGMGVMITYASYLGEDRNLASDAGIIAGLDTFIAFTAGLIAFPILFAAGIEPGASGPALIFVSLAAAFAELPLGGVLGAVFFGTVAIAALSSAISIMEVVVSYLIDEHGIGRVPATVALGVAMFVVGVPAALDLIFIDLYDGFANSILLMLGGLLLSVFVGWVVPDLALEEVSKGIKDAGSLGSAWVWFVRVPVVLALIVLVALNAWDYYGFLTGGFAEWLGANL, from the coding sequence ATGGCACAACGCGAATCATGGGCCACACGAACAGGGTTTATCCTTGCTGCGGTCGGGAGCGCAGTGGGATTAGGAAACATCTGGCGGTTCCCCTATCAGGTAGGTGAACAGGGCGGTGCAGCGTTCCTGGTTATATACCTCCTGTTAATCGTCGGGATCGGGTTCCCGGTCATTCTCGTCGAGTTCGTCGTGGGTCGAAATACGGAGCGAAACCCGGTAGGTGCATTGAAACGAATCGGGAGCGGTGCATGGACGAAAATCGGATGGGTCTTCGTTACGGCCGGATTCGTCATTCTGTCGTACTATAGCGTCGTCGCCGGGTGGACGCTTCGATACGTTCTCATCGGCTTGCAGGGCAACTACACAGCCGACGGTGCACCCGCACAGTTCGGCGAAGTGGCGAGCGGTCTCGATGCCGTCTTCTTGCACGCGCTGTTCATGGCCGCGGTCGTCGCGATCGTCGCTCTCGGTATCGAGCGCGGGATCGAACTCTCGGTCAAGGTGATGGTCCCGGCGATCATCATCATCTCGCTCGGCCTCGCCGCCTACGTGTTCACGCTCGAGGGCGCGGGCGACGCCTACGCGTACTATCTCTCGCCGGAATTCGGTACGATCGCCAACAACTGGACGGAGATCCTCCCGGCGGCCGCTGCACAGGCGTTCTTTACGCTCTCGCTCGGGATGGGCGTGATGATCACGTACGCGTCCTACCTCGGCGAGGACCGTAACCTCGCGTCGGACGCCGGGATCATCGCCGGACTCGACACGTTCATCGCGTTTACCGCCGGTCTCATTGCCTTCCCCATCCTGTTCGCCGCGGGAATCGAACCTGGTGCCTCCGGCCCTGCATTGATCTTCGTGAGCCTCGCCGCGGCGTTCGCCGAACTGCCCCTCGGCGGCGTTCTCGGCGCGGTTTTCTTCGGAACCGTCGCCATCGCCGCACTCTCGAGCGCGATCAGCATCATGGAGGTCGTCGTCTCCTATCTGATCGACGAGCACGGCATCGGTCGCGTTCCAGCGACTGTCGCACTGGGCGTCGCGATGTTCGTCGTCGGGGTTCCCGCTGCGCTCGATCTCATTTTCATCGACCTCTACGACGGCTTCGCAAACAGCATTCTGCTCATGCTCGGCGGCCTCCTGCTGTCAGTCTTCGTCGGCTGGGTCGTTCCGGACCTCGCGCTCGAGGAGGTCAGCAAGGGTATCAAAGACGCCGGCTCGCTGGGATCGGCGTGGGTCTGGTTCGTTCGGGTGCCGGTCGTCCTCGCGCTGATCGTCCTGGTCGCGCTGAACGCATGGGACTACTACGGGTTCCTGACCGGCGGCTTCGCTGAGTGGCTGGGCGCGAACCTCTGA
- a CDS encoding response regulator: MSGRRDEPIDVLLVEDDDDDVRLAREAFAGLAIESSIRVIGDGAEALSLLTGRDGEPPVVPDLILLDLDLPQMDGLEFLEAVTAEPELARLPVLVLTRSTNLSDVRASYDLAANAYLTKPTESTEYAEMAEAIAEFWFRRAALPTSHS; encoded by the coding sequence ATGAGCGGTCGACGCGACGAGCCGATCGACGTGCTCCTCGTCGAGGACGACGACGATGATGTCCGTCTCGCCCGCGAGGCGTTCGCCGGGTTGGCGATCGAGTCCTCGATTCGCGTCATCGGCGACGGCGCGGAGGCGCTCTCGCTCCTCACCGGCCGCGACGGCGAGCCGCCGGTCGTTCCGGACCTCATCCTATTGGATCTGGACCTGCCGCAGATGGACGGTCTCGAGTTCCTCGAGGCGGTGACGGCCGAGCCCGAGCTCGCACGGCTCCCCGTGCTCGTGTTGACGCGATCGACGAACCTGTCGGACGTTCGCGCGAGCTACGACCTCGCGGCCAACGCGTACCTCACGAAGCCGACGGAGTCGACGGAGTACGCCGAGATGGCCGAAGCGATCGCCGAATTCTGGTTCCGCCGAGCGGCCCTGCCGACGAGCCATTCATAA
- a CDS encoding glycerophosphodiester phosphodiesterase family protein: protein MRLIAHRGFAATAPENTISAVRAAADRADAVEFDVRRCGSGELVVVHDETIDRVTDGTGTVADASLAELSVHAVRGSGDGIPTLAAMLEALPPTVEVHIELKESGIAADVLVALEDAALANRVVLTSFLVSELRTVRDRDPSQPIGLLVSRHLETPITTTVELDCDVLGASYWRCLATRVVPRATAVGLEVHAWTIERRAVAKLLARRGVDYVSADRPIDV, encoded by the coding sequence ATGCGGCTCATCGCGCATCGAGGGTTCGCCGCGACAGCTCCCGAAAATACGATTAGTGCCGTTCGAGCCGCGGCCGACCGCGCCGACGCCGTCGAGTTCGACGTGCGACGCTGTGGCTCCGGCGAACTCGTCGTCGTCCACGACGAGACGATCGACCGCGTCACCGACGGCACCGGGACCGTCGCGGACGCCTCCCTCGCGGAACTCTCCGTTCACGCGGTGCGCGGATCCGGCGACGGAATCCCGACCCTCGCGGCTATGCTCGAGGCCCTGCCACCGACCGTCGAGGTCCACATCGAGCTCAAGGAGTCCGGCATCGCCGCGGATGTCCTCGTCGCTCTCGAGGACGCGGCCCTCGCCAATCGCGTCGTCCTTACCTCGTTTCTGGTTTCCGAACTGCGGACGGTTCGCGACCGCGATCCGAGTCAACCGATCGGGCTGCTCGTCAGTCGGCACCTCGAGACGCCGATCACGACGACGGTCGAACTCGACTGCGATGTCCTCGGGGCGAGCTACTGGCGCTGTCTGGCGACACGGGTCGTCCCGCGGGCGACGGCGGTGGGACTCGAGGTTCACGCGTGGACGATCGAACGACGAGCGGTGGCGAAACTACTCGCGCGCCGCGGCGTCGATTACGTTTCGGCGGATCGACCGATCGATGTGTAA
- a CDS encoding pterin cluster protein has translation MDTNRATTVDQQPAATGGRRTETPTDREADTTADRNADTTTVTVRCTGHVRDAVGTHELEFAFEGDRLRDFLESFFAEYDLEDMLIAETEADATHSGWAPVPDDLPGTWRKNPEGDQTRPYARVCINGRFNEHLGGFEAELTDDDRVALLYPFMFCC, from the coding sequence ATGGACACCAACCGAGCGACGACAGTCGACCAGCAGCCGGCCGCGACGGGCGGCCGGAGGACCGAAACGCCGACCGACCGCGAGGCCGACACGACGGCCGATCGAAATGCCGACACGACGACCGTCACCGTCCGCTGTACCGGCCACGTCCGCGACGCGGTCGGCACTCACGAACTCGAGTTCGCGTTCGAAGGCGACCGCCTTCGGGACTTCCTCGAGTCGTTCTTCGCCGAGTACGACCTCGAGGACATGCTCATCGCCGAGACCGAAGCGGACGCGACCCACAGCGGCTGGGCACCGGTGCCCGACGACCTGCCCGGCACGTGGCGGAAGAATCCGGAGGGCGATCAAACCCGGCCGTACGCTCGAGTCTGTATCAACGGCCGGTTCAACGAACACCTCGGCGGATTCGAGGCGGAGCTGACGGACGACGACCGCGTCGCCCTGCTCTACCCGTTCATGTTCTGCTGTTGA
- a CDS encoding secondary thiamine-phosphate synthase enzyme YjbQ — protein MAFSVETESRLTTVDVTDRIATAVPDGLESGTCTAFVEHTTAGLVVQENEPRLRGDLESFLRDLVPDGGHAHDELDGNADSHLRAALIGPDVTIPVEDGELALGTWQSVLLVECDGPRTRTVSVTTVGD, from the coding sequence ATGGCGTTTTCCGTCGAGACCGAGTCGCGGCTGACGACCGTCGACGTGACCGATCGCATCGCAACGGCCGTTCCCGACGGCCTCGAGTCGGGGACCTGTACGGCCTTCGTCGAGCACACGACGGCCGGCCTCGTCGTCCAGGAAAACGAACCGCGGCTTCGCGGCGACCTCGAGTCGTTCCTGCGGGATCTCGTTCCGGACGGGGGGCACGCACACGACGAACTGGACGGCAATGCGGACTCGCATCTGCGGGCCGCGCTGATCGGTCCGGACGTGACGATTCCGGTCGAGGACGGGGAGCTGGCGCTGGGGACGTGGCAGTCAGTGTTGCTCGTAGAGTGCGACGGGCCGCGAACGCGGACGGTGTCCGTGACGACCGTCGGCGACTAA